In one Columba livia isolate bColLiv1 breed racing homer chromosome 23, bColLiv1.pat.W.v2, whole genome shotgun sequence genomic region, the following are encoded:
- the LOC110355442 gene encoding uncharacterized protein LOC110355442, with amino-acid sequence MAGRTVRVSGLPAELPADRLADKLTIHFLRSRNGGGEIAELRVLPGPPPCALIAFEAPEVAQRVLEAKDHVLSVGGKKYPLEVTAHVAELSPDEIFIRACMIVDYGKLPAGKTLLRNLRKGYSNVQFNFDSKNTYCIVKGPFTELQAFSRDLLGSLDLKSQAGGEIVLPDSRHVAKETRMSDQQRVHDTLEATGGMAKLPNWDQMCEKALQVPSPRGPVDGEAVEQLEDFSLVMDADIYLYMQRFCAAEYQGVLHRHHVDVVDVSSDGIAILYLQSPAGTSGDMDALRQARLALQQLYQQLELSLRKEKIAKAGLDVDSQAFKALTRDLQKLYPQLLCHEDEKQLYLIGNLVDVSQAKQNLQDFGSRRGAAHAVGSSLPSHPVPSRTAEAALHKPKVPVDTSTSKLGPGKPELKAELKLAANFSTLKADRSQASQGLLLNQDPPLAQLSGKHLPETDALGDPAALTQQHQPRGSPTDVGLGSAAEFQLKDPKEWDHVRGAARLRHRAPSPFGGKENSATRHPGDSKGSGPIRTHPLTGTSSTFDTTRASSALDSKPSDSRPLLRRSNSFSLPRPKEGDKPQGAGSGVSEEMSLDSLQWCYLKDAHRAAIDELCRGGGVQISEHRAGDCTVLTLRATGGNKLFHAKWKVEALVQKCPDLMCQSMSYSELGVDGPDDGALSVLCNLLQRNNHQIVLSKDKHKLHVVCPKEMLPGVTEAFHMFSSRRLHAPKSSALSPGPESTGRSSVAQDTVLGAALPDSLESLQMGLQQLNISDKAEHVGVPRAFQPPDAGEKRSPSPWRLRQAPGQEEANNHVDSGAAQGGNSSLSPNVADKPSPAALREPQEQLKSKLHVGEPDMAQLRQVLPDRFQLMRDKGRGAHTEAPGQLRSPVPAADGAPRSLPTWLYRAPAAEPPESSAQLSPPAEPRGQGRALLPTGRSNEQEDSDLSSQQTRGPSVGQESGKTPPGRCDACQGSGVTCQAPCGHALCRACFAGDSAQPACCSSSSAAPSRRISGTFRISSLSQSLPGYYRDPTLQVGYSIPDGVQGVGDPRPGQPYKGGSFCAFLPDNRDGQKTAMLLKKAFERGLTFQIKSHNGEERVTWGPIPHKTSWDGGRARNGYPDSQYLREVCTVLEKLGIA; translated from the exons ATGGCGGGCCGCACGGTGCGGGTGAGCGGGCTCCCCGCCGAGCTGCCCGCCGACCGGCTGGCCGACAAGCTGACCATCCACTTCCTGCGCTCCCGCAACGGCGGCGGCGAGATCGCGGAGCTGCGGGTGCTGCCCGGGCCCCCGCCCTGCGCCCTCATCGCCTTCGAGGCTCCAGAAG TGGCACAGAGGGTCCTGGAGGCCAAGGATCACGTCTTGTCCGTCGGAGGGAAGAAATACCCGCTGGAGGTGACGGCGCATGTGGCGGAGCTGAGCCCTGATGAG ATCTTCATACGCGCTTGCATGATAGTTGACTACGGCAAGCTTCCTGCTGGCAAAACCCTTCTGAGGAACCTGCGTAAAGGCTACAGCAACGTGCAGTTCAACTTTGACTCCAAGAACACATACTGCATCGTCAAGGGGCCGTTCACGGAGCTTCAGGCCTTCAGCAGAGACCTGCTGGGCAGCCTGGACCTCAAGAGCCAAGCCGGGGGAGAGATCGTCCTGCCGGATTCCAGACATGTGGCCAAGGAGACCAGAATGTCTGATCAGCAGCGAGTGCACGACACCCTGGAGGCAACAGGAGGGATGGCAAAGCTGCCGAATTGGGACCAGATGTGTGAAAAGGCACTGCAAGTCCCGTCGCCTCGGGGCCCAGTGGATGGGGAAGCCGTGGAACAGCTGGAGGACTTTTCCCTGGTGATGGACGCGGACATTTACTTGTACATGCAGAGGTTCTGCGCCGCTGAGTACCAAGGTGTGCTACACCGGCATCACGTGGACGTGGTGGATGTTAGCAGCGATGGCATCGCCATACTGTACCTCCAGTCACCTGCAGGAACGTCCGGGGACATGGACGCCTTGCGACAGGCGCGCCTGGCCCTGCAGCAGCTTtaccagcagctggagctgagcttGCGCAAGGAGAAGATCGCCAAGGCAGGGCTGGATGTGGACAGCCAGGCATTCAAGGCTCTGACACGCGACCTGCAGAAGCTCTATCCCCAGTTGCTGTGTCATGAGGACGAGAAGCAGCTTTATCTTATCGGAAACCTCGTCGATGTGTCCCAGGCCAAGCAGAACCTTCAGGATTTCGGGAGCAGAAGAGGTGCCGCACACGCGGTCGGCAGCTCCCTGCCCTCGCACCCCGTGCCCTCCCGCACTGCGGAGGCTGCGCTGCACAAACCCAAAGTGCCTGTGGACACCTCGACCTCAAAGCTCGGCCCAGGCAAACCGGAGCTGAAAGCTGAGCTCAAGCTAGCTGCCAACTTCAGCACTCTGAAAGCTGACAGGTCTCAGGCCAGCCAGGGCCTCTTGCTGAATCAGGATCCTCCGCTGGCACAGCTCTCTGGAAAGCATTTACCGGAGACAGATGCTCTTGGTGACCCAGCAGCGCtgacccagcagcaccagccccgtGGCTCTCCGACAGACGTGGGTTTGGGGTCAGCAGCAGAGTTTCAGCTCAAGGACCCCAAAGAATGGGACCACGTGAGAGGAGCTGCCAGGCTGAGACACAGGGCCCCATCTCCCTTTGGGGGCAAAGAAAACAGCGCTACACGGCATCCTGGGGACTCGAAGGGCTCAGGTCCCATCAGAACCCACCCCCTCACTGGCACATCTAGTACGTTTGACACCACAAGAGCCTCTTCTGCTCTAGACTCTAAACCCTCTGACTCCAGGCCTCTGCTGCGACGTTCCAACAGCTTCTCCCTGCCGAGGCCAAAGGAAGGTGACAAACCCCAAGGCGCTGGCAGTGGGGTGAGCGAAGAAATGAGCCTGGACTCTCTGCAGTGGTGTTACCTGAAGGACGCTCACCGTGCAGCGATTGATGAGCTGTGCAGGGGTGGGGGTGTGCAGATCTCGGAGCACCGCGCCGGGGACTGCACCGTGCTGACGCTGCGCGCGACGGGCGGGAACAAGCTTTTCCATGCTAAATGGAAGGTGGAAGCTCTTGTGCAGAAGTGTCCTGACCTCATGTGCCAGAGCATGAGCTACTCGGAGCTCGGCGTGGATGGTCCAGATGACGGTGCCCTGAGCGTGCTGTGCAACCTCTTGCaaagaaacaaccaccaaattGTACTCAGCAAAGACAAACACAAGCTACATGTTGTCTGTCCCAAGGAGATGCTGCCAGGAGTGACCGAGGCCTTCCACATGTTTTCTTCCAGGAGGCTCCATGCCCCGAAATCCTCGGCCTTGTCTCCAGGACCAGAGAGCACAGGGCGCTCAAGTGTTGCTCAGGACACGGTGCTGGGCGCAGCCCTTCCCGACAGCCTGGAGTCCCTGCAGATGGGTCTGCAGCAGCTCAACATCAGTGATAAAGCAGAACACGTGGGTGTGCCCAGGGCTTTCCAGCCACCAGACGCTGGGGAAAAGAGATCCCCCAGTCCTTGGAGGCTCCGGCAAGCACCGGGGCAGGAGGAGGCCAACAACCATGTTGATTCTGGGGCTGCGCAAGGAGGAAACAGCTCTCTGAGCCCTAATGTAGCAGATAAGCCAagtcctgctgctctgagggAACCCCAGGAACAGCTGAAGTCAAAACTGCATGTGGGGGAGCCTGACATGGCCCAGCTAAGGCAGGTTTTGCCAGACAGATTCCAGTTAATGAGAGACAAGGGCAGAGGAGCCCACACCGAAGCGCCGGGACAGCTGCGCTCGCCGGTTCCTGCGGCAGACGGTGCCCCTCGCTCCCTGCCCACCTGGCTGTACAgggctccagctgcagagccaccCGAGTCCTCAGCACAGCTGTCACCTCCggctgagcccaggggacaggggagggctctgctccccacgGGCAGGAGCAACGAGCAGGAGGATTCTGACCTCTCGTCACAGCAGACAAGAGGTCCCAGCGTCGGACAGGAAAGCGGCAAGACCCCTCCGGGCCGGTGTGACGCTTGCCAGGGCTCAGGTGTGACCTGCCAGGCCCCCTGCGGTCACGCCTTGTGCAGGGCGTGTTTTGCAGGGGACAGCGCGCAGCCGGcgtgctgcagctcctcctcgGCTGCCCCGAGCCGCAGGATCTCGGGGACGTTCCGGATCTCGTCCCTGTCGCAGAGTCTGCCGGGCTACTACCGAGACCCCACGCTGCAGGTTGGCTACAGCATCCCCGACGGGGTGCAGGGG GTTGGCGACCCCCGCCCAGGGCAGCCTTACAAAGGGGGCAGTTTCTGTGCCTTCCTGCCTGACAACAGGGACGGGCAGAAGACAGCGATGCTGCTGAAAAAAGCCTTTGAGCGCGGGCTGACCTTCCAGATCAAGTCCCACAACGGCGAGGAAAGAGTGACGTGGGGCCCTATTCCGCACAAAACCTCCTGGGATGGAGGCAGAGCCAG GAACGGTTATCCAGACTCCCAGTATCTCCGTGAGGTTTGCACCGTGCTGGAGAAACTGGGCATCGCCTGA
- the IFI35 gene encoding interferon-induced 35 kDa protein produces MDSEEDSFIQLSQPGELEGDAAEGTLAQIRQEIERCKELCSALEQDHAKLQAAKEAVEQRTRDLREEEELFHKTFEQQKNSSRDEEQYWQTDILLAKEERDRLSLEKQVLEKKLEEARQRFHREDPVTMLPALPEKKMVFKGLVTNKEDVNKLILTPLVRYPLLGGSALITFEKAEVAQTIIDLKEHVVELSCGEELTELDCCKVRVQAAPVELLLPSALEIGLTRSSRTILVSDLPSLGIPEEALLDKLELFFSKTKNGGGEVESREFLDNSSQVVLTFVQDGVAEPLIARGRMQVLIGKGKYDIKISPYMSGDVTDLQLQPSRCPRTVLLSGIPDVLGEEAMRDTLEIHFQKTSRGGGEVDVLAYVPAGHQAVAVFREDVG; encoded by the exons ATGGACTCGGAGGAG gactCCTTCATCCAGCTGTCCCAGCCCGGGGAGCTGGAGGGCGACGCCGCGGAGGGGACCCTGGCGCAAATCCGGCAGGAGATCGAGCGTTGCAAG GAGCTTTGCAGCGCTCTGGAGCAAGACCATGCAAAGCTACAAGCGGCCAAGGAAGCTGTAGAGCAAAGGACACGAGATctgagggaagaggaagaactCTTTCATAAAACTTTCGAGCAGCAAAAGAATTCAAGCAGAGATGAAGAGCAATACTGGCAG acGGACATTTTGTTAGCAAAGGAGGAGAGGGACAGACTGAGTCTGGAGAAGCAGGTGCTGGAGAAGAAACTGGAAGAAGCGAGGCAGAGGTTCCACCGGGAGGATCCGGTGACG ATGCTGCCTGCCTtgccagagaagaaaatggtgtTTAAGGGACTTGTGACAAACAAGGAGGATGTGAACAAGCTGATTCTCACCCCGCTGGTCCGCTACCCTCTGCTGGGGGGCTCAGCTCTCATCACCTTTGAGAAGGCAGAGG TGGCCCAGACGATCATAGACCTGAAGGAGCACGTGGTGGAGCTGAGCTGCGGGGAGGAGCTGACGGAGCTTGACTGCTGCAAGGTGCGAGTGCAGGCAGCGCcggtggagctgctgctgccgtcTGCCCTGGAG ATCGGGCTGACTCGGAGCAGCAGGACTATCCTGGTGTCTGACCTGCCCAGCCTGGGCATCCCCGAGGAGGCACTGCTGGACAAGCTGGAGCTCTTCTTCAGCAAGACGAAGAATGGAGGCGGCGAGGTGGAGAGCAGGGAGTTCCTGGACAACTCCAGCCAGGTGGTGCTGACCTTCGTGCAGGACGGAG TGGCTGAGCCGCTCATTGCGAGAGGACGCATGCAGGTGCTTATTGGGAAGGGGAAATATGACATCAAAATATCACCGTATATGAGCGGAGACGTCACTGACCTGCAG ctccagccctccCGCTGCCCCCGGACCGTCCTGCTCTCGGGGATCCCAGACGTGCTGGGTGAGGAGGCCATGAGGGACACCCTGGAGATCCACTTCCAGAAGACCAGCCGCGGCGGGGGAGAGGTGGACGTGCTGGCCTATGTCCCAGCAGGACACCAGGCTGTGGCCGTTTTCAGGGAGGACGTGGGCTAA
- the RPL27 gene encoding large ribosomal subunit protein eL27: protein MGKFMKPGKVVLVLAGRYSGRKAVIVKNIDDGTSDRPYSHALVAGIDRYPRKVTAAMGKKKIAKRSKIKSFVKVYNYNHLMPTRYSVDIPLDKTVVNKDVFRDPALKRKARREAKVKFEERYKTGKNKWFFQKLRF, encoded by the exons ATGGGGAAGTTCATGAAGCCGGGGAaggtggtgctggtgctggccGGCCGATACTCGGGGCGCAAGGCCGTCATCGTGAAG AACATCGACGATGGCACGTCCGACCGGCCGTACAGCCACGCGCTGGTGGCCGGGATCGACCGCTACCCGCGCAAGGTGACGGCGGCCATGGGCAAGAAGAAGATCGCCAAGAGGTCCAAGATTAAATCCTTCGTCAAGGTTTATAACTACAACCACCTCATGCCCACCCG GTATTCCGTCGATATTCCGCTGGACAAAACAGTCGTCAACAAGGACGTGTTCAGGGACCCCGCGCTGAAACGCAAAGCGAGGCGTGAGGCCAAGGTGAAGTTTGAGGAGAG GTACAAGACGGGCAAGAACAAGTGGTTCTTCCAGAAGCTGCGATTCTAA
- the RUNDC1 gene encoding RUN domain-containing protein 1: MEAEGGPLGPGERWAPVGAVATAEEEEEEDEEAAAGGSPQSVPRLRAERRRLHGALLALASHFAQVQFRLRQVARAGPAEQQRLLRELEDFAFRGCPAPLPHGLGDAPSEREKQEQIEVQKEKQRELILQLKTQLDDLETFAYQEGSYDSLPQSVVMERQRMIINELIKKLDMDLSEDIATLSPEELRQRVDAAIAQIVNPARVKEQLVEQLKTQIRDLEMFINFIQDEVGSSGKAEDGHCECAGRKEAGGSCKPHTRPCGNRVNPEDARKMRETGLHLMRRMLAVLQIFAVSQFGCATGQISRTLWQKDQANKDYSPLIKKLELSVERVRQLATKHRQDEHVISSSDLQDVPLGGRDELTLVVRKELTIALRDLLAHGLYASSQGMSLVLAPIACLIPAFTSSPQTMHPWELFVKYYNAKNGQAFVESPARKLSQSFALPVTGAAAVTPKQSLLTAIHTVLTEHDPFKRSADSELKALVCMALNEQRLVSWVNLICKSGALVQSHYQPWSYMANTGFESALNVLSRLSNLKFNLPVDLAVRQLKNIKDAF, translated from the exons ATGGAGGCGGAGGGCGGCCCGCTGGGCCCGGGGGAGCGCTGGGCGCCGGTGGGCGCTGTGGCGacggcggaggaggaggaggaagaggacgaggaggcggcggcgggcgggtcGCCGCAGTCGGTGCCGCGGCTGCGGGCCGAGCGGCGCCGGTTGCACGGGGCGCTGCTGGCGCTGGCCTCGCACTTCGCGCAGGTGCAGTTCCGGCTGCGGCAGGTGGCCCGGGCCGGCCCGGCCGAGCAGCAGCGGCTGCTCCGGGAGCTGGAGGACTTCGCGTTCCGCGgctgcccggccccgctgccccacGGCCTCGGCGACGCCCCG agtGAGCGAGAGAAGCAGGAGCAGATTGAGGTCcagaaggagaagcagagggAGCTGATCCTGCAGCTCAAGACGCAGCTGGATGACCTGGAGACGTTTGCATACCAGGAGGGCAGCTATGATTCTCTGCCACAGTCTGTGGTTATGGAAAGACAACGG ATGATTATAAATGAATTGATAAAGAAGCTGGACATGGACTTGAGTGAAGATATCGCGACGCTCTCTCCGGAGGAATTGCGGCAGCGTGTGGATGCCGCCATAGCGCAGATCGTTAATCCCGCCAGGGtgaaggagcagctggtggagcaGCTGAAAACGCAGATAAGGGACCTCGAAATGTTCATCAACTTCATtcagg ATGAAGTCGGAAGCTCTGGTAAGGCGGAAGATGGACACTGCGAATGCGCAGGCAGGAAAGAAGCTGGTGGGTCCTGCAAACCACATACCCGACCTTGTGGAAACAGAG TGAACCCAGAAGACGCCAGGAAGATGCGAGAAACGGGCCTGCACCTCATGCGGCGCATGCTTGCCGTGCTCCAGATCTTCGCTGTCAGCCAGTTCGGTTGTGCTACCGGGCAGATTTCTCGCACCCTTTGGCAGAAGGACCAAGCCAACAAGGACTATTCCCCGTTAATTAAGAAACTGGAGCTGTCGGTAGAGCGGGTGAGGCAGCTGGCTACGAAACACCGGCAGGACGAGCACGTCATCAGTTCCTCCGACCTGCAGGACGTTCCCTTGGGGGGCAGAGACGAGCTGACGCTCGTTGTGCGCAAGGAGTTGACCATCGCTTTGCGAGATCTGCTGGCCCACGGGCTCTACGCCTCCTCTCAAGGCATGAGCCTGGTCTTGGCCCCTATCGCCTGCTTAATTCCTGCCTTCACCTCCTCCCCGCAAACCATGCACCCCTGGGAACTCTTTGTGAAGTATTACAACGCTAAAAATGGACAAGCCTTCGTGGAGTCCCCGGCTCGCAAGCTCTCGCAGTCATTCGCGCTGCCTGTGACGGGGGCAGCGGCCGTGACGCCCAAGCAGAGCCTGCTGACGGCCATCCACACCGTCCTCACCGAGCACGACCCCTTCAAGCGCAGCGCGGACTCGGAGCTGAAGGCTCTGGTGTGCATGGCGCTCAACGAGCAGCGCCTGGTCTCCTGGGTGAACCTGATCTGCAAATCCGGAGCGCTGGTCCAGTCCCACTACCAGCCGTGGAGCTACATGGCCAACACGGGCTTCGAGAGCGCGCTCAACGTTCTCAGCCGCCTGAGCAACTTGAAATTCAACCTCCCGGTTGACCTGGCTGTCCGGCAGCTGAAAAACATCAAAGATGCgttttga
- the PTGES3L gene encoding putative protein PTGES3L, translating to MARQPAKTLWYDRPRYVYLEFCVEDSRDVKVVIENERLVFSCKNADGVEFYNEINLYARVNSKDSREKRSDRSITCFMRKWKEKVAWPRITKENIKPAWLSVDFDNWRDWEGDEEVERAMLEEYAELLEKVTDKGPPPAMDDLDDEL from the exons ATGGCGAG GCAGCCCGCAAAGACGCTGTGGTACGACCGCCCGCGCTACGTCTACCTGGAGTTCTGCGTGGAGGACAGCAGGGATGTTAAAGTCGTCATCGAGAACGAGCGGCTGGTGTTCAG TTGCAAAAATGCAGACGGTGTGGAGTTCTACAACGAGATCAACCTGTATGCCAGAGTCAACTCCAAG GACTCGCGGGAGAAGCGCTCTGACCGCTCCATCACCTGCTTTATGAGGAAGTGGAAGGAGAAAGTGGCCTGGCCCCGCATCACCAAGGAGAACATCAAG CCCGCCTGGCTCTCCGTGGACTTTGACAACTGGCGAGACTGGGAAGGGGACGAGGAGGTGGAGAGGGCCATGCTGGAGGAGTATGCAGAG CTCCTGGAGAAGGTGACGGACAAAGGTCCCCCCCCAGCCATGGATGACCTGGAT GACGAGCTCTGA